The following are encoded together in the Coregonus clupeaformis isolate EN_2021a chromosome 24, ASM2061545v1, whole genome shotgun sequence genome:
- the LOC121537865 gene encoding polypeptide N-acetylgalactosaminyltransferase 6-like — protein sequence MRLFLRRRVSPLKLALVGGTLFMVVLVVLQKDVGSKSVQDPWFQDLVERKERVLVMVRGAVNNLGFQIGAPQPPPVEEQQATPDRNCPPGHYTQAELKPALERPQQDPQGPGADGTGYEKEKMTPEEEKEKEEGMTVNCFNQFSSDRISLSRSLGDDTRPPECVERKFRRCPPLPTTSVIIVFHNEAWSTLLRTVYSVLHTSPATLLTEIIMVDDASTAEHLGTRLDEYVKQLKIVKVVRQQERKGLITARLLGARGALGETLTFLDAHCECFHGWLEPLLARIVEEPTAVVSPEITTINLNNFAFNKPVATAKAHNRGNFDWSLTFGWEGIPEHERNRRKDETYPVKTPTFAGGLFSISKKYFEHIGTYDDKMEIWGGENVEMSFRVWQCGGQLEIIPCSVVGHVFRTKSPHTFPKGTEVITRNQVRLAEVWMDDYKRIFYRRNSNAAKMAKEKEFGDISERVDLRDSLQCKNFTWYLNNIYPEMFIPDLTPTKFGAIKNSGTQSCLDVGENNQGGKPLIMYTCHNMGGNQYFEYTSHKELRHNIGKQLCLQAYPQPDQVKIELCTLKGQGTSVAPQQEWVFTEENLLQNPASGKCLLLIGGQIVMYYCNAADLNQHWTFS from the exons ATGCGTCTGTTCCTGCGTCGGCGCGTGTCCCCCCTGAAGCTGGCCCTGGTTGGGGGGACTCTGTTCATGGTTGTCCTCGTGGTCCTCCAGAAGGACGTGGGCTCCAAATCTGTCCAGGACCCCTGGTTCCAGGACCTGGTGGAACGCAAGGAGAGAGTGCTGGTGATGGTCCGAGGAGCAGTCAACAACCTGGGCTTCCAG ATCGGAGCTCCCCAGCCTCCACCGGTGGAGGAGCAGCAGGCCACCCCAGACCGCAACTGTCCTCCAGGTCACTACACTCAGGCGGAGCTGAAGCCAGCCCTGGAGAGGCCACAACAGGACCCCCAGGGGCCCGGGGCCGATGGGACGGGCTATGAGAAAGAAAAGATGACaccagaggaggagaaagagaaggaagaaGGGATGACTGTGAACTgtttcaaccagttctcctctgaccGGATCTCCCTCAGCCGTAGCCTAGGAGATGACACCCGGCCACCAGA GTGTGTGGAGCGTAAGTTCCGTCGctgtcctcctctccccaccACCAGTGTAATCATAGTGTTCCACAACGAGGCCTGGTCCACCCTGCTGCGTACCGTCTACAGTGTCCTCCACACCTCCCCTGCCACCCTGCTCACTGAGATCATCATGGTGGATGACGCCAGCACTGCAG AGCACCTGGGGACCCGGCTGGATGAGTATGTGAAACAGCTGAAGATAGTGAAGGTGGTgagacagcaggagaggaagggccTGATCACAGCCAGGCTCCTTGGGGCCAGAGGGGCACTGGGAGAGACACTCACCTTCCTGGACGCACACT gTGAGTGTTTCCATGGCTGGCTGGAGCCCCTGCTGGCTCGTATCGTAGAGGAGCCCACGGCTGTGGTCAGCCCAGAGATCACCACCATCAACCTGAATAACTTTGCCTTCAACAAGCCTGTAGCCACCGCTAAGGCCCACAACAGAGGAAACTTTGACTGGAGCCTCACCTTCGGCTGGGAGGGCATCCCCGAGCATGAGAGGAACAGACGCAAAGATGAGACCTACCCCGTCAA AACTCCAACATTTGCCGGTGGTCTCTTCTCCATCTCCAAGAAGTACTTTGAACACATCGGGACGTACGACGATAAGATGGAGATCTGGGGGGGTGAGAATGTGGAGATGTCCTTCAGG GTGTGGCAGTGTGGGGGCCAGCTGGAGATCATTCCGTGTTCTGTGGTGGGTCACGTGTTCCGTACCAAGTCCCCCCACACCTTCCCTAAAGGCACTGAGGTCATCACACGGAACCAGGTACGACTAGCAGAGGTCTGGATGGACGACTACAAACGCATCTTCTACCGACGCAACAGTAACGCTGCGAAGATGGCTAAAGAG AAAGAGTTTGGTGACATCTCAGAGCGGGTGGATCTCAGGGACAGCCTGCAGTGTAAGAACTTCACCTGGTATCTGAATAATATCTACCCTGAGATGTTCATACCAGACCTCACCCCAACCAAGTTTGGAGCG attaAGAACTCTGGCACTCAGAGCTGTCTGGATGTAGGAGAAAACAACCAAGGAGGAAAGCCACTGATCATGTACACGTGCCACAACATGGGGGGAAACCAG taCTTTGAGTATACGTCCCATAAGGAGCTGCGTCACAACATAGGGAAGCAGCTGTGTCTGCAGGCCTACCCCCAGCCAGACCAGGTTAAGATAGAGCTCTGTACGCTGAAGGGCCAAGGGACCAGCGTGGCCCCACAACAGGAGTGGGTCTTTACAGAG